In Gossypium hirsutum isolate 1008001.06 chromosome A10, Gossypium_hirsutum_v2.1, whole genome shotgun sequence, the DNA window gcatatgtatgttagtatattcggcaatcacccttactaatcacccacttgatcaattatggagaatcaaagttaatatcacaatgtgtaccctatatggcccattatacataatcttatttaacatcatctatatatttactcatatggccgaatatacctaatcattcatacacctaaccaaaataatttctaaaatctttatatcatttatacactagtaaagcatcctctccctttccatcaatttagtacatgcattactcattaacctacaaaaattatattcggccttagcacacaacttgctagccgattcttccccatctagcaaccaatgcacatatgtgctcactcaaaaatgctaaaaaaaaaagagattcaagaatcatcaatccaccatcacatgcatcattaacaagcttcatatttagcatgcaatggcattaacacaaactccacctaggccgaatcttaactcatcttcatgcctcatcaccacaacatcaaacatcaaaataccaaccaagaatgtaacatgcatggccgaatatcatctccatcatttaacaaagtttgaaccatggctaggtagatttcaaacttacaacttaagatatacatgaatctcaaagaataatatcaaacatacctcaatctagttacatgcatggccaaacttcctcctaattctcttccaaaccaaacatgaagcaagaactccttcctcctcccttagaattttcggtcaaaagaggatgaaaaaggatgaacaagtttttcttttcctttctttagctcacggcaatggggggaaacaaccactcatttttttgtttttcctttctttattacccatactccttattttattttttcctacatacctcactaggccaacatgttcccaacatgtttccactcatagcatggccaaccactagctcaaattttgggtaatttgacatgcaaacccatcattttcacaacatgcattaatagaccattttaaattagcctatcatattttcaccatgtctcatatcgatccctatttaataatttctcatacaattggcaaaattggagaatgaaacttccacatactcatgtacacacataataagcatagaatatggaaattaattatttttatgactcagttttgtggtcccgaaaccacttcccgactagggtaaattttgggctgttacagggaTGGTATCATATGTTTATATAGTTGGTAAATGTATAGACTGAAATGTTATGTTTAGGTATCTATTTGAAGTTTGATGAGTCATGGATATTTGAAATGGTTAACCAAATAATTTGGATATGTATGATGTTTGATTCATGTAGGGTTGATGTGTGTTTAAAGTATCATTCAGATTGGTTTTGGTTTGAGTATGAAATGGTACAAAATGTGATATTTCAAAACTTTAGTTAAGAAGTGTCGATACCTTTAACTATATCAATATTTTACCAAATGAATAGTATTTTAAAAATGGCAGGATGCTAAAATGGCATCAATACCAAGAAAAAGTATTGGTACCTATAGAAAAGTATCGGTACATTACCTTATGTATcgatactttttaattttaacttgATTATTATAATTCGAAACTAAAAAACAGTATTGGTACTTAGCCTGGGTATTGATACTCATATCCAATCTTTGAAaagtttacaatttggtccttatttatGCTCGGATTAATTTTATAACATTTGTAAGCTCGATTGAGTTTTGATTTTGTTTGTAAATCCTATTGTGCATGTAACTACAAATTGTATTGatgtttaaattgatttaattaatatgATTTATATGAATGATCTGATAATTGTTGTAGCACCTCGCAACTTAGGTCTAGCGACCAGACCGaaaaagggtgttacaattattacTCCACTtatattcataattaattaaatttttaaaaaatattttaaatattttaaacataaaatattttctttttgttctttataATTCTACTAttgatcatatttttaattttaagaaataaattatgaatttttagtttttttttgttttataatttctataattttctttttttagaattattgttagaacattttaaaattatcaaattagatATTTTAGCAATAGTTCAAGGGTCACATTAAGTATTAACTCTTGAGTTAACATATCACATCATCATTTCGTTAAGGACTAACAGAAATTAACAGAAAAATGGCCAAAATGTAACAAACTGATAACATGAgtgattataatataatttttggtaaCTGGTtggaaaaaaatgtaaatataaccTTTGTATAGTCACAATTTGTATAATTTAGCCTAATTTTTTCTTGTAAATTCAACTTCATATTAAGTTCTAtttgtttttaaatgttttataattttatttttgtattttattttttggtagaaattatattaagcaaataaaaataatttaataataacggaaaaataagtcatttttaaattgttttcaaTCTTTTGAAAATTGAAAGACAATTGTATCTAAATGAATACTAGAGGTATCCATAGGTTTTGTTTGTATATTATACCATCAGCATTATACATATTTGTTTAAGATCGCTTTggctcaaaatataaatttataatttcagtTAACTCAACTCTAATGTGCCTCGctctatatttaaaaaaaaataaaaataaaattgattggTGTGGAATTCACCAAAAACAAATTCTTTCTCttcaatattatttaaataatagtataaggaGTAAAGTCAATCCCATTAAGATTAAAATACCTAAACTTGTCTTTTAATTTAACTAGGTTGCACGACAAGCAGCTTTCGTACCCAAGATTTATGTTGACCTATTCGGAAAATAaaggagaaataaataaaaattgaaattgtagtaaaataaatagaataaaataagattaaataaaccaaattgaTCATGCTCCAACTTTTTAGGCTCCATTTTTGAATTGATCTTAGCTAATGAATTTTCTACTCCAACTGATAAGTCAATTAGAGTGATCAAGAATGTCTTAAACCACCAGCCCTTCCATGTCTAAATTAACTAAGGAATACCCGACAACTAACCCTTATCGGACAAATAACCCTGAAACACGTGTCCACGATTCAACTCTTCAGTAGCTTTATGAATTAGAAGGGCCCGATTCAAATTAACAGCTCAATTGTGTTGATCACTTAAATTCAATTGCTATTTCGTTTGACGAATCCAACCACTCAATTGGACATACCAATATGTTCCTCAATAGAACAAATACAACAATTGATTGTATTAATTCTCCAAATGTATGTTATACAACACCAAATCAATGGATCCTTTTTGACATGATGTCAATAATACTTTATGATACGATGATGTCTATCTccttaactagaaaaataataaatacaaatatgaAAGTTTTTAAGTATGAATTTCGAGTCTCATGATTTCAAATACCAAATAAAAAATCGGGTTAAAATTAGATAaaactaattcataaaattaaaaaataatcaaaggGATAAATTTgttcaaataaacaaaaattgaacaaaataattTGGTGGTTGTTTTGCGCAAATTTGCGCCCCTTCTCTCTAAACCTAAACTAACTATTTatatagtattaataataatataataataactaaaGCCTCTCtactattatataatattaatattaatctaagattaatatatgtttaaaaatacaaatgttaatagaaataataaaataattctaaaatttgtatTTTGTGCGTCAACATAAATTTTTGTGTCAAAATTTTCGCACAATCTTTATATCCGCTTGTTTCCTCACACCATTGAATAATAATTATACctacataaaaaattatcaattaagtaccaaaataggtaaaattcatataaaaaattaattaaaataaaaaataaaaatatatcgaTTAAGCTTATTAtaaaaagatattatttttatttaatatttaataattttatattgttattaaaatattaaaataaattagtcattacatttttaatatttatattatagtattaaatcatttattttcaTGAAACATATATAAGATTAAGAGACAaacaaaattattagaaataagGTTAAGTGTGGTTATTACACAGAATATTTAAGTCAGTAAATTAATGAAACAGTAGAGGAGGGAGGTATAACAAACATTTCATCTCAGCTATTATTAAAACTTGCACTAATTATTAATCAATTATATACAGGACGCATTAAGTTAATGGAGTTcatactttttaaataaaatcaattctACCAGATTTCTTCAATCAACGGTCGGATTAACGCAGCCAAATCCAATGGTCATTAGAAAATAAAGAGATCAAAGAAAATAGACGTTGGAATGTAACGGCTACTTTCCttttagtttaaaataaataaaacttcagaaaggaaaaaagtgaaaaCCCCTAAAAACCTGCACTTTCAattagcttcaatcttctttctttctttcttcttcttcttcctcagcCAAGAAAACGAAAAAAGAAATGGCTCCCACACCATCTTCTTCTTCGAAATTAAGCCAAACCCATATGAGAACACCCCAATCGAAGCAGCGTTTAAACTTCTCGTCAACACGAAACAACCCCCAACACCCATCTCCTAACCCAAACTCCATTGCAGCCAAAGAAAACCCACCAGGGGAACACCCAGTTGAAGTCATCGGCAGAATAAGAAACTATCCTGGTGACCAGAAAGACAAAAACCCCATCCCGTTTCTCCATATCAATCCTGATAACAACACTCTCCGTGTCCGGGCTGATATAGGGTACCGGGACTTTTCCCTGGATGGGGTTTCTTCTTCCGAGGAAGAAGATCTCGATGCTTTTTATAAGAAATTCATTGAGTCGAGGATCAATGGGGTGAAAATGGGGGCTAAGTGTACTGTTATGATGTATGGCCCAACTGGTTCAGGGAAGAGTCATACTATGTTTGGGTGTCCAAAGCAACCTGGGATTGTTTATAGGTCATTGAAAGGTATATTGGGAGAACCTGGAGAGGATGAGAATGGAGGGGAAAGATTGGGAGTTGGGACTTTTGTTCAAGTCACTGTTTTGGAGATCTATAATGAGGAAATTTATGATCTTTTGTCAACTAATGGAGGTGGAGGTGGATTTGGATTTGGATGGCCTAAAGGTGGCAATGGATCTAAGGTAAGTgcaatttttgtatttaaattattgtCGGTATTGATGATCTAATTCACTTTTTCAATGCATTCATAATAGTTTGAGTTGATATTTACATTGTTTCTCATGTTCTTTATATACATTACGAAGGGCTTTTCCCACATTAGTTAGCCAGCctcattttaattgaaaattgaatgatttgaatgTGCTAACGGAAATTGTTAAGCTTGCTACTAATTTATCAATGTCAGGTGCTAATTTCACTCTCATGGcttaattaactaagttttttAACAATTCACTTGGAGATGATATGAGCCAAACTTAATAGCAATAAAATAAGAGTTCATAACACAGTAGCTTTAGTTTTTGTAAAAAATGGCATTTTAGGTAATTCCTAGTGTAGTTGTATCTACTTACCAGTGTTATTAATGTTGTCATTAATCTTTATCCTATGTTGCGTACTCTTCGTTTTTTCTTGAAATACTCTTGATCGTGATATATGAGGATATTATCTCCAAAGATCCTCTAGTTACACGAAAAATCATAGAAAAATTTGACCATACCTTATCCAACACTCTCACCGATATCAAGTAACAACTTTTTCAATGTTTCTGTATTTGCAGGCGAAACTAGAAGTAATGGGAAAGAAGGTTAAGAATGCAAATTTCATATCTGGGAATGAAGCTGGAAAGATTTCAAAAGAGATTCAGAAAGTAGAGAAGAGACGAATTGTGAAAAGCACTCTCTGCAATGAAAGGAGTTCTCGAAGTCACTGCATGGTATGACCTTTTGTATCTTTAATTCTAAATCACCTTGTCTCAATTCTTGTTGCTTAAGGGGGGaaaaaaagttaacattttttttttcaattttcatagataATCCTTGATGTTCCTACTGTTGGAGGAAGATTAATGCTTGTGGACATGGCAGGTTCCGAAAATATCGATCAAGCAGGTCAAGTTGGATTTGAAGCAAAAATGCAGGTAAAAGTCTATGTCGCTCATTTTGTACTTGATTATTCATATCAATGTAATATCCATGATTTCTTAGTTATTTTGTTGTTTACTTTGAACGGAATGAAAATTGCAGACAGCAAAGATAAATCAGGGAAACATAGCACTGAAGAGAGTTGTTGAATCCATTGCAAATGGAGATTCTCATGTGCCCTTCAGAGATAGTAAGTTGACAATGTTGCTACAGGTAAGTTCAAGTTGCCTTTTGTTGTCATTCATGGACACAAAGTCCTTTTAAATGTTTGTCTCATGGACTTCAGTGTAATCTCAGGACTCTTTTGAGGATGATCAATCAAAGATTTTAATGATACTTTGTGCAAATCCAGATCCTAAGGAGATACACAAGACAGTTTGCACCCTTGAATATGGAGCAAAAGCAAAATGTATCGTCCGCtgtccacatacactgaccaaggACAAAAATGAAGATTCATCATCTGCTGCTCTTTTAGGATCCAGGCTAGCAGCAATAGATCAGTTTATTCATAAACTACAGATGGAGAACAAGCtcagagaaaaagagagaaatgagGCACAAAAAGAGCTcttaaagaaagaagaagaagcgGTGGCGCTAAGAGCACTTGTGGAAGGGAAGGGTGCTTCTGGGGCAACTGAAGAAGAAATCAATGCGAAGGTAAATGAGCAGGCACTGATATTAAAACTTGAGTTGGAGAAGAAACTAGACAAATGCAGGCGGATGGCTGAAGAGTTGGTTGAAATGGAAAGGAGAAGAATGGAAGAAAGGATACTGCAACAGCTAGAAGAAGTCGAGATGCTAAGAAGGCGGTTGCAGGAAATCGAGTTTGAGTTATGCTGTTCGAGGGATGGAAGAAATGCTGAGGAGAATGAAGCAAAGGAATTGGATAGTGGAAGCAGCAACTTTGCTAAAAGGCTAATTGGGATATATGGTGATGAGATCCCAGGGATGGTTAAGTCAATGGACCTTGACATGGGTGATCCAGAACCAGTTATGCATGACAGTAGTGGTATTCATCCTGATGGTTTTGCTCCACAGTTCGGTCCTAAAACAGGTCTGAGCACTGTATATGAGGAAGAAGAAATCGAAGAAGACGAGGAACAAAAAGAGAATGAGGAAGATGAAGTAGTGGAGAAATTGATAATAGAGGAAAAGAGGGTGTGCTCAAGTGAGATAGTTAATGATTTGAGGCCTAAACAGTCGGATTCCGATACAGCCTCTTCGAGACTATTAAGAATTCAGAACATCTTTACACTCTGTGGGAACCAAAGAGAGCTTACTCAACAAATCAGCACTGAAACACCTACCAAACCAATGGCTGAAACCATTGATCATAATTGGTCCCAAGTGAAAAGTTTGGACAAGGAAAACTCACCACCTGGTTTAATGGCAGCATGCTTGAAAGAGAAAGAAACCCCCTACAATGACTTCACAGATGCCCAGATTGAAGTCTATGTAAAATGGGAGGCATCCAAGGAAATTCCTGGAAAGTTTATCACAACATTAAAGGTTGTGAAAGATGCAACACTTGCTGATCTGAGGAAGTTGATTGAGATCTATCTTTCTGCAGATAATCAAGCTTTCACTTTTCTATTGCTTGGGCCGGTAGGTTCTTATTGAAACTCAAATCCATAAACTATCTATGAACTTCATATGTTATATGCTTACTTCGGCATGTGCAGGATCTGACCGAGGCACCGGTGAAGAAAGAGAATGAAGGCACTGTCAAGGCTAGCAAGCTTCCACTCTGCAGCAACGGTTATATGGCATGCTTGAGGCCAGCAAAGGGTCTGCAGATAACAAATCATCTCCCTCTGAGATCACTACGATTGACTCCCATGGAAAACAAGCTTCCACTCACCCCCAACAATTCGATTCTTGCATAAGGTGATGACTTATCGACTCACACTCAGTGAGTCCCACTTCCTACTAGGATGGACGTTAGGTCGTATTTGTTCAGATGAAGAAGTGTTGAATGAAAATGCAGCCATGATTATATTATTCATATGTACTCTTACCTGGTACCTTTGATTATGGATTGCCTTTCATTTTGAATATTGAGAAACATTCTTAAGACATGGGATGGGAAAACACTCCAACTGACAACTGTTTATGTCTATTTTATGGTTCATGTTCGGGTTTCGGGGTTGCTCTTTCCATCAATGTCTATCTCCGAGGCCTAAACATGCATTCTTTCTTTGAGAGTGCAAAACCACTGCATCTAACACTTGTTGGTATCTCTTAACCTTGTTGTATGCATAAACATATAATATCAATAGTACGGAGTCAGGAATGTTTATGAAGCGTGCAATAAAAGaggagagaattttttttttcttatttccatTACACTAATGGATGTTAGGTTACCTAACAGTTataattttggataattttacattttagcttTTTTAATTCTTAACATTACCAATGAGGCTTTGGTTCAGTTGGCAAAGGTAGAGGTCATGAGTTTTGAATACTAAGTTCAAGACCTACTAGGTGGAGTTAGATATGTCTCTTACTTCCCTCATGTGCAGTTACTATATGTAAGTTTTAGTCCAATTTATTGATATTGTaagaatttaattttactttgtaattactataataatttaatatttatggtttTTTGAATAAGTaacaaatttttagttttataatttaagtttaataaTATAATTGGATAAAATTATAACCCAAATGTTTATAACCTAAAATTAATAGGACCTAAAAAGTAAACTTCCCTAGCACATTTTAGAACCAtgtttatatgtatttaaatcatttaaatatgatttttttaaaagacttattgctttatataaaaaaaatcaattttgagaTAAAAGATCTAAAATCAACGTTGATGTGGATAGTTTAAAATGGCACTATTTGGCACTCTAAATGAATGTAACGTGTATtgtcaatatttttaatttaatatatttttactaatttaattttaaataaattaaaataaattttttagtgctttttatgtttgtttatcaTTCATGTTCAGGGTTCGAGGTTATCCCTcccaataatattattttcaatgtTCAAAACATGCTCTCTTCTTAAGAGTGCAATGTATCTTGCTATTACATCCAATATTTGTTGgtaaattaaaatcatttttaatatttgtttaaatGAAAACAtgtataaaacattttttttacaatttaaaatagTTGTACGTAATAAGGTTTACAAAactattttttaatgaaattcaaaaCAGTATAACTTCTCCTATTAAAAAACcacattaattaaaaaagtttaaaacaatttttttttcaatttaattttgggTTGAAATTTTctcctcaatttttgaattttaattctgtattttataaaattaatttttttatttatcaaacatttatttttagttgttaaattaaattttatttttaatgatattttaaaattttcaaataaaatttatttttctttaaaaattaaagtttattttaatgatattttaaaattttaaaattttaaaataaaatttatttttccttaaacttatacatgccaatttttttataatgatatttaaatacaaatactgtaaattattatatattaaaatttggttatttttattaatatatacaattaactCGTGCATCGCACTAGAAATAAAActagtgatatatatataaataatttcttGGATTTTCTAAGTTAAACATAgatgaatattataattttaatagagttattattattactaaaaagtaaaatataaataatgttaaaataattttatctcaaaAAATGTAAAGGGGATAGTTTCAtcagtaaaataattttattcaaattattacttttaaatgtgataattaatttttttaaattttatattaaaataaaaaattcaaaatagataattttatagataacatatatatatatatatatatatatatatttaaattaaatcaaatggataatttatctaattagtttttatttaaataaatatttatctaaattttaaatttttattatttaattaataattaatatctaatattattatcattatctattaaaatttcaagattgcttttaatttttaaaatataaatatgcttTTTTTTAacgtaaataaaaaattataaaaattatcttaagaaaacaattaaaattaaaaaaaatatattcggctttttttataaaaataatattaaaaattaattaattaaaaaactgTGATGAAATAAATTCTCGTTTGCTATAGTTACTGTCGGTGCCGCCTGACATATTAGCGACACTACCCTCACTTTTTCAGTCATTAACTAATCATGGGtttctaaaaaaataactttttagtGATGTCACCTAATACAATAGCAACATCAGTAtagattctaaaaaaattcacgTATTTTCAATTATACACAAAAAAAAGTatgaaaaaagtaattttttgaGTGTCGTCTAACAATAAGGTGGCACCACTTtaaaaaatttttctaaaaaattatttgacactttaatttgataaaaaatgtgaaaagtggtattttgataaataaaaaaagtaaaaatttgcaTGATAAAAATAAGCTTCTCTCCTTTCTCCCTTAATATATACGAAAATGATTTGTTTGCTACAGTACTAGTCGATGTCCCTTGACCAACCGGTGACACACACtccatatgaaaaataaagatatGAAAGGGAATTTATTATTATAGGAATTTAAGATTGAGCAGTGATTAGGGGGAAGTAGATGGTGTCGTTGGTATGTCAGACGATACCAATAATAATTATAGCAAATAtgtcatttttatatatatattttctcccGGGTCATTTtcgtatttaattaattttttaagattattttagaaaaaaaaacttgcatTAGGTTACTTATAATCCAAGTCtcatgttaaaattattttgaaattcaaaagaGTGTCGCAGacccataaaaaaaattattgaatcaAAATAACTGTTAAAACGAAAATTACTAAATTTTgtaatatgttttttttgttaaagatTCAAGGCTTTTTTAcccaaatattataaaataaaataaaaattcaaaaatggtATCCCATCCCGATTAATTATGGGAATGGGTTGTTTTGGGAGAGGGGGAGGATGGTGGTGCAGAGGCAACACCACCTATTTTTTCTGACAGTGACAAAATTCAgttaaccaaaaaaatattatattgatGGAGGATAATTAATAGGCGGCACCAAAATAACCCGTATAACCCATCACAACCCAAAAATTGGTGGTGTATACCTGACAGGCGGCACCAAAGGAAGCAGTCTCACCTCtactttgtaattttttttctttttttgaaaatagaaaatattgttGTTTGTGATTAAAATAGTGTTAATgtttcctctttttcttctttggaCTCTGACACTGAATTATCTATTTTGGACTCTTGTGAATTTGCTTTCTAAACGTATAAAAACTTTAGACACCCTCATCTTTCTCTTTGACTCCTTTCCTACGAGCGTTTTAAGAATGAAATCATCTTCAACAGCCTTTGAACTAGAAATTTGGTGTTGAATTTCAAACTGAAGCTCACAAAGTGCCTTAGCCATGCTCGAAGTTCTTGAAAACCTATAGAATGCAGTGGGTGCTCTTATTTAAATTTGGCCCCAGGTGTATATAGCAGCATTATATCAAATAGGTTAAGGACAGTGCAAAAAATTCAATGGTGATAAAGGGATAATATAAGAAAGTACATACTGGCAGTTACAGAAAAGAATGCACTTAACCATGTCTTCAAACAGAGTAGGGGATCTGAAAACTCTCCTACTGAAACTCCTCAAATACTCAGTTGATTCTTCTTTTCCATGTAATGTTTCCACAATACTACGAAACTCTCTCACCTTGTTTTCCTCGGACTCCAACAACCGCAACATTC includes these proteins:
- the LOC107897880 gene encoding kinesin-like protein KIN-10A codes for the protein MAPTPSSSSKLSQTHMRTPQSKQRLNFSSTRNNPQHPSPNPNSIAAKENPPGEHPVEVIGRIRNYPGDQKDKNPIPFLHINPDNNTLRVRADIGYRDFSLDGVSSSEEEDLDAFYKKFIESRINGVKMGAKCTVMMYGPTGSGKSHTMFGCPKQPGIVYRSLKGILGEPGEDENGGERLGVGTFVQVTVLEIYNEEIYDLLSTNGGGGGFGFGWPKGGNGSKAKLEVMGKKVKNANFISGNEAGKISKEIQKVEKRRIVKSTLCNERSSRSHCMIILDVPTVGGRLMLVDMAGSENIDQAGQVGFEAKMQTAKINQGNIALKRVVESIANGDSHVPFRDSKLTMLLQDSFEDDQSKILMILCANPDPKEIHKTVCTLEYGAKAKCIVRCPHTLTKDKNEDSSSAALLGSRLAAIDQFIHKLQMENKLREKERNEAQKELLKKEEEAVALRALVEGKGASGATEEEINAKVNEQALILKLELEKKLDKCRRMAEELVEMERRRMEERILQQLEEVEMLRRRLQEIEFELCCSRDGRNAEENEAKELDSGSSNFAKRLIGIYGDEIPGMVKSMDLDMGDPEPVMHDSSGIHPDGFAPQFGPKTGLSTVYEEEEIEEDEEQKENEEDEVVEKLIIEEKRVCSSEIVNDLRPKQSDSDTASSRLLRIQNIFTLCGNQRELTQQISTETPTKPMAETIDHNWSQVKSLDKENSPPGLMAACLKEKETPYNDFTDAQIEVYVKWEASKEIPGKFITTLKVVKDATLADLRKLIEIYLSADNQAFTFLLLGPDLTEAPVKKENEGTVKASKLPLCSNGYMACLRPAKGLQITNHLPLRSLRLTPMENKLPLTPNNSILA